TCTATACTACAGTCAAATGGGGGTGAGGACTGAGGCTTTCcaaggtgaaataggtgaagctCTGTGAGGCATAGAGGGTCATAGATACTTAGGGGGCAATACGGCAGCAGGAGGGCCCATCTTGGAGAAAAGTAGATCTGTAGCTTGAGATGGGGCAGGAGGCTTCGAAAAGAATGTGGGTCTAGTGTggaatgtgttttttgttttggttaaagCAAAGAATATGGGAAATAGAGCTCAAGAGGTTGAGGCCTTTTTACCCCGAACTCTGAGCAGTACTTAGTTGAGCAGACAGTAGAAATTCCTGAGGACGTAGTGTGGGGGTTACAAGGTCACAGCCATTCTGGGACCATCAACCTGGCATCCAAAAGAGATGGAGAGCCCTGGGACAGAGGTAGTGAACTGCTGCTGGAATCCAGGTAGGTGGTAAGGAGGGCAGGACTTGGCCAGTGGCAGAGAGGGTGGGAAGCAGGTCGAAATGACTGGATGAGGGCTGATGAACGGTAATGTTTAGGAGTTTGAGGCCAGGAGAATGAATATGCCATTGGAAAATGCAGAGAAGGTAGCGGTTAAAAAGGAGCTGGATTTTGAACACAGTTGGGAAATGCTCTCTGGTGGAGAGATCCAGTAGCAAGTGGGAAATAAGGTTTAACATTTCAGAGTGGTTTGGCTTAAGATGGAGCTCTGTGAGCCAACGACTTGGAGGGGAGATAGAAGTTTAAGGATGTTGCAAGCCTTCCCAGGCATAAAATGCAAGCATTTCCTCTGCTAAAGGTTTCCTCCAAAGTCTTTCCTCAAACTAGGGTTGGAAGAGAGACTCACTCCTTAGAGCCGGCAGTCTGGATCGCACCAGGGCTCATTCTCTACTTCTTAATCCGAAGAGAAGAATCCCGCAAGGGACCCCAGAAGGCAGCGGCAGCAGGAGGTAAGGGCATGGGCCAGTCGCTGTTGCCACGTACTGGCACCCTGGGGTTTCACAGCACTGCACCAGCCTCTCTTTATTGCCCACACATATGATTACGAAAGTGGCTCAACAGAACCAAAGAACGAAACCTCACAAAAAGAGGGCTCAGGCTGATTCTGCTTGGCTGTCCCCTGTGACGCGCGCAGACCACCTGGGGAACCCGTCTTTCCCATCATCCTTATACCCCAAGTGTTCAGATCACTAGGTTGGACACCACCCACAACGACAGGAGACGAAGGCGCCAATCTCGTGGCGCGGGTAACAAATCTTGCTAAAGCGTGCCTCGATGAGGCAGAACGGTATTAAACTAATCTGGCGAGAGCCTCGGTATCTCTTATACTTAAATAAGACGTGTATTACCATGGTAATTCCTCAGTTGAGCAGGTGAGTGTGGCATGGGTTCCCAATCCTGAAATAGAGAGCCCGGTTCTCCGCATCACTTGGAGGCGGCACCCCCGCTCCCATCGCTGCCGCACACCGGGCTGTCTCCGCACTCCACAGCGAACCTCCGCGGGTCCGGGGCCTTGCCACGCTTCTCAGGAGCCCCAGACGTTCAGGGGAGCCCAGCGGGGTCAGGGGGCAGCCAGCCACCCAGCTGCCGCCACGCGGAGCCTGGACACCCACCGCACGGAGGCCGCTGACCGCGCGACTCACGGCGAGCACGCCCCGCGGGCTGGGAGCACCGGGCTCACGGGCGCCTGCTGGCCGCGCGCACGAACACCCGGCGCGGCGCGCCGCGTGGGGCGGGGCGCTCAATGTTTACCTGTTGCCAGGACACCGGGGCCTGGCGCCCAGTCTTGGGGCCTCACCCGGCAGTCCTAGCGCGCAGGCGGGAGTGGGCGCCAGCTTTCCGGGGAGCGCGCGGCTGGCTGGGCCACTTCGCCTCGAGCGACGTTGACGACGGCTGCTAGTGCCCGGAAGCCCTGCCTCGCGCTGGGGGGCCTGACCCGGCAGGGCAGGGACGCGGGGCGGGTGTGGTTCTGGCCTTGGGGTGGGCCGATTCTTCTGTTTGAGCTTGGCCTTGGAGAAGTCCTCGAAGAATCCATGACCTGTTTTGGAAAATGAGATAAAGCCTTTGGAGGGTTGAAGTGAGAATAACATGGGGGGAATGTTCAAATAGAGCCTGGTACAGGTTCCAAGAGAGAAGAGGCCTGAAAAAAAAGGTTATTAGGCCCCAAATGGGAGTCAAGAAGGCTACAGTAGGTGCAGTTCCACTGCCAAACTTGTGAGTTCATCCCGATATACGTCTGTGTTCTCCACAGCGAGCAACCTTTCTTAGACTCATTTTTTTGTAAGCTGCAGCAGAAGTGAGAGACACTAATGGAAAAATTGTCATGATTCGGTAGGAAGTATTATCCCCTTCATTCTATCAACCGGGGCGACTTGTTCTCATTGACGTCTGAGCCTAAGTTAATTGTTGCTCCCCACTTCCCCTACTCCTGGTAAGTCTCCCCACTTGCTTCTGACATGTGCGTCATGCTCCTTGCTCATCCAGACCTCAGTCATCTCATGTCTATCTGCCTCTTGCTGCACTCCAAGTGTTGGCAGATTTCAAAGTCCAGTCCTTAGTTCTCTGCTGTTCCTCAGTGTCTCCTCACCTGATGGCTCACCTGATAATGTCAGTGACTACCTGCCTTGGAATGACACAGCCACCGTCTGAAAGAATGGCCTCCATCTGAGCTCCAGTCTTCAGGCCACACTATTCCCTGGATTTAGGGCATCTCTCCCTCTGTCAGCCTCTCCATTTCCATTGTCAGTGGCAACACTACTCTCCCAGTCTCTCGCCCTTTGTCATCACTAACTCCTGTCTCCAGTGAGGAGTCCAAGGCCTCAGCATcctttgtaaatttcttttatgGATCCTCCCTTTCACATTTTTATCATTCTAAACTAGACCTTAAAGGACCTTCATCATTTCGTATTGCAAATAATAGCAGTGAAGGAGCACTGATGTCCAGTGCTGAGCACTTTGCACACATTATAGCATCATTACTTCACTACAACTAGTGTGATAGTTTCTGTTATGTTCTCCAGTTTGCATGAAGTCAGAGAGAGTAACTTATCCAAGTTCCCACAAGCAGAGTCAaagccacaggggcgcctgggtggcgcagtcggttaagcgtccgacttcagccaggtcacgatctcgcggtccgtgagttcgagccccgcgtccggctctgggctgatggctcggagcctggagcctgtttccgattctgtgtctccctctctctctgccgctcccccgttcatgctctgtctctctctgtcccaaaaataaataaaaaacgttgaaaaaaaaaaaaaaagccagcaatgTCCGTCCGTCCAGCTGGTACATTAAACACTAAAATCATTCAGGAGGGCACCCCGGGCTTGAGGCCAAAAGATGTGGGTTCAAAACTTGGCCTCACTACTTATTAGTTCTGCAATTTTGAGCAACTCTCCGAGCTTCACTTTCTTGCTTTGGGTTGCTGTGAAGGCGGTATGATGGAATGAATGTGAAAAAGCTTTGTGAATTCAAAGTATCTCCAGTAAGCCTTGCTCTAAAGGACATAAATTTATTCCCAGGTTAGGGAAAATGGAATGGGGAGAGGCTggtaaaaaggtacaaactttcagttgtaaGATGAATGAGGTCTAGTGTATAATATGGTGACTACAGccaataatactatattgtataattGGAAATTGCTCAGAGTGGAACTTGAgtgttctcacacacacaaaaagcgaggtgatgaatgtgttaacTCAGTTGTGGTAACCCTTTCACAATGTGTGtcaaatcatcacgttgtacactttaaatatattgcagttttgtcaattataccctaataaagctgaaaaataaaaaagcatgccAGTGGACAGGCAGGACATAAAATGAATGGTCTAGTGACAATCAGAACGACTTCAATGGCAGCACCATTTCCCATTGACCAAATGGGTGTTCAGCTTTTGCACCAGAGAAAGGCTTAGCACTGacctgcagggaggggaggagggctgcTGAGGTGTGTGGCTGAAAGACTTTGTTATATAACACAGTGCAGGCTGCTCTTAGAATAAAAAAAGTCATTGACAACATatgcatttttcttaaatacCAGTCCACTTAAGAATCATTTAATGATTAGGACTTAAGATAGATGTGTTTCTTCTGTAAGAACTGAACAAATCTTCCTGTGTAAATTGGAAGATGAGTTAAATTAAGATCACCATTCAAATTCACATTACAATAGCATTACTGAGGTATCTGGCTTGCTCAGGCAGAAGAACACGTGactcttggggtcgtgagttcgagacccttATTGGGTCtagacattattaaaaaaaaaaaaaacttaaaagaatagcACTACCTCATTTTATCTGTTTATGAATATATATCCTTATGTCTTCTTTATAAATAGTAATACAAACTgtgctgttcttttaaaaaaaaataacattaccaGAATTGAAGCATGCATTCTTAGAACACCCAAACTTAGAATATTCTATCATTATCTTTCTTAGAAGTTGCATTTAAAAATTCCCATTTCCTACTTTCTACTCtagtccctccctctcttcctcctttctttttatctcatTAAGTTCAACAGTATAGCACTGCATTCACTTCATCCTTTATAGCCATAATATTGAAGAGGaagttacaggaaaaaaaaaaattctttgtaggTAATTTCCTCTGGTCAGCCGCTAGGGTCCCAGCAGTGAGAACCTTGGGGTACAGTAAAGACCAGCTGGAGCGGATTCAGGAGACAAAATTATctagagcaggggtcagcaaactcaGTAACTATTTTAGGCTTTACAGGCCTTCTGTCCTCTTTTGCAACTACTCTGCTGATGTAGAATGGAAGCATTTATAGACAACATGTAAACGAATGAgcatggctgtattccaataaaactattATGGAAACTGAAATTCGAATTTCATAGAATTTTCAtgtgtcataaaatatttttctcctatggattttttttcccccaacgatttaagaatgtaaaaaccattcttagctcatgggctgaataaaatctgttagtgggccagatttggccaatgggctatagtttgctgatccctgatcTAGAGGATTAAAAGGCTATTAATTATTCTTACTGAGGGATTCTTTGATAGGGAGGGGAATgaggagcccgacacggggctctatctcacaaccctgggatcctgacctgagccaaaatcaagacaatcaactgagccacctaggcacccttagCAAGCATTATTCTAAGCACTATATGCGCACtgacttatttaatccttacaattcTAGAGGATAGGCAGTagtattatccctattttacagatggggaatctgaggcagagagagatgaaataACTTGTCACTCTTCACTCAGTTACTGGATGCAGAGCCTGTATATAATATCTCACCAAGTCAGGTTCAGCACCCTCAGTCTGAGCCATTATGCCGTATGGCCTTTCTGGGTAAAATATCTCACATCTTACCGTGAAGACATATTTTCACAGGCGTCCACATGGAGGATCTTTGTCCTGCCAACTCCATTAAGCATTTGAACAAAAAGTTACAGAATGTTCAAACTAATGTTTCCTTTTGGAGGCAAGGGGACAGATGGTATTGTCATATTTAGTAAGGAAGTCACTGTCACCAAAGGTGTTTGAGCAGAGATGGGATGACTTTTGTACTCTTGTAGTTCCTCAGAAAGACTTTGGTTATTTCCTGTAAAACATGtacaagtaaaaattttaaatacttgctttttgaaatttaaatctgGCTAATTACTAAAGGAGCAAACAGCCTGAAAACCTCCCCATAGCCCACTCAGGCACAATCTCATTACATTTATAGGATCTGGGAGTCTGAATGGCCAGAGGAACTGCTGGTCAGAAATTATATTTCAAGTTGCTTTGAGCTATTGCTATGAGAACTGAGTAAATTTCCCTTAACCTcatccccccccaccacacacaaatatggatgcatgtgtgtgtgcacacacacatacatttaccCTTTCTTCTTAGCtgaaacatactttaaaaagcaGTGTTAGGGAAGAATGATTTCATTATTAGATATATTGAAGTTACAGTAAGACAATATTCATAGGGAAATATAGGTCTCTGGAATAAATATGAGAGAAGCAAGTACAGAACAGAGTATGTTGTGCTCCCATGATCTAGAGGATTAAAACTGTTGTGGGGAAGAGACGGGTATTATCACGGGACTTTTCTGAAAGgatcaaaaattgaaaaataatatactgATTACTTCTGGGAAATGAGGTAGGGATCTGGGGTGGGatgttatattttttcattgtgtACTCTGAAAAATTACTTGACCCTTTTACATGTATCTTCTTAACAAAAACACCAATAAATACCTAAACGTATTCTTCAATTTTACACCTGCTTCCTCATGTCCTATCCTCTACCTAAGCTTGCAACTTTCTATACTTCAATCTTCTTTGACTACATCAATAGCTGTaagcatttttcaaataaaaataattttcttcaggTCTTGCCTTACACCTCTAATAATGATAGAAAAGGAAGAGTAAACTAATCAATTTTGCTGCTACGTGTCTCATGAGTGTTAGTGGGTATAGGAGGTTGAATGGTGGCCTCCCAAAAGATATGTCTGTGTCCTTATCCTTGAAACCTCTGTGAATACTACCTTATAGTAAAAGAgtgaatattaccttatatggcaaagaTGTAATGAAGGATGTTGAGAAAGGAAGCTTATCTTGGATTATCCTGACGGGCCTTAAATTTAGTCAGAGGTATCcttggaggagagaggcagagggacttTTGAGAAGGAAGAAGCAATGTGACCATGGAGGCAGAAACTGGAGTGACATGCCACAGGCCAGGGAATGCCTGGAGCTGTCAGAgactagaagaggcaaggaaacaataAGAGCCTTTGGAGGGAGGGAGTCCGGCTGACcccctgatttcagacttctggcacACGGAACTGTCAGAGAATCAATTTCGTGTTTCACGCCCTGGaaacttgttacagcagccctaggaaactaacacacgGGAGAAGAAAAGTACAATTAATAGCTAGTGTTAGTTTGGATTCCACAGATGTATTCATGTTTCTTCTGGCTCATGTAATACCATAAGTTGATTGTATTGAGGTAGTTAATTCTGTTGTAGACATTTCAGTTATTACTACTGAAACCATGACGTAGTGAGATTCCTGTTTGTGAAAATATTAAGAGACTAGATAAATGTGAAATGCATAGGGGATACTAATCAAAATTCTTGCATTTGATGGACATTGTCCTAGATGATCTCTGATCCCTTTCAACTTAAGAATACATttccaggggcgcttgggtggctcaatcggttaagcatctgacttcagctcaggttatctcatggtgcgtgagttcgagtcctgcaacgggctctgtgctgacagttcagagcatggaacctgcttcgaattctgtgtttccctctctctctgcccctcctctgctctcactgtctctatctcaaaaataaataaacattgaaaaaaaaaaagaatacatttccatagaaaattttccaaatattgaggcttaacattttttttttttttaaattttttttttcaacggtttttatttatttttgggacagagagagacagagcatgaacggggaaggggcagagagagagggagacacacagaattggaaacaggctccaagctccgagccatcagcccagagcctgacgcggggctcgaactcacggaccgcgagatcgtgacctggctgaagtcggacgcttaaccgactgcgccacccaggcgccccaaggcttaaCATTTTAAGGATAACATTAGAATAgtcaaacatttagaaaatgcatTCACTTGGAAAAGGTGTCTGGAGATATAAGGTACTCAGGACTTACCTTCTATCAACATTCCACACCAGGACTTCTGAAGGAATACAAGCCTACTGAAAACTCATTAGTtggaaaaaacaagtaaaataaggTAACTCCTATGTTTTCCCAAAATCACCAGTTAGGACTTCCCCATGCCAACATTTCCAAAAGTATTTGCATACTGCCACCATATAAATAGCTCATCGTTGAGTGGTGAGATTAGGGAGTTAATTTTCTTCACTattactatattctttttttttttttttttttttttttttggttgacagaaaatgggaaaacaagAGGTCCAAAGGCAGACAAAAAATTTCCTTTATGTACAGATAATAAAATCATGCTGTAGACATTTTtactctaaaatgtatttttgaggtCTCTCATGTTAAAAAGCATCATATGAAATatgcattataaaatatgtattagtaTTAAATACATGTAAGAAGAGTAGTAGCTGCTCTAAAACCTACTGGAATTTTCATACAAGTTGTTTATAAATTCTATAATATtttgcaaaacatttttattacacaAAACATTTTATCATACCATTACAGAAAAGTTTGGCTTGGAATTAAAGGTAGAGCAGATATTAATTGGCCATGCCCAGTGTTTCTGGAACAGTGACAGGACTTTCTTTGCCTCTGCAAATCACCCTAAACACACTTAGCACCTAGCTTCTCAGAGCGCCAAAGTGTTGCAAAATTCATACTTGACCTGGCCTGAATGTTAAGGTGGTTACTTATCTCATCAATAATagcattgaggggcacctgggtgggccagctgttaagcgttcaactcttggttcagctcaggtcatgatctcatggttcatgggttcaagccatgcactgcgttccacactgacagtgtagagccaggctctctctgcccctccccgacttgtgcgcTTGTGCacgcgctctccctctctcaaaataaattttaaaaaattaataggatTGATGAGATCAAGGTCATGAGTCTGACTGTTGTATGAACGTCATTTTTGTTCCAGAACCATAGCTGCATTTTTAGTCTCAGCTAGTTTTATCGTAAATGTGGGTCATCTTAAGGCCTCGAGGAATTTAAACTCACCACAACTACATGTGGGAGAaacagaaaccatcaaaacactcaTTTAGAGaactgtctttatttattttttttttaattttttttcaacattttttattttatttttgggacagagagagacagagcatgaacgggggaggggcagagagagagggagacacagaatcggaaacaggctccaagccatcagcccagagcctgacgcggggctcgaactcacggaccgcgagaacgtgacctggctgaagtcggacgcttaaccgactgcgccacccaggcgcccctagagaacTGTCTTTATATAACAAAGATTATTGGTAGGTGGAAGAACGG
This DNA window, taken from Neofelis nebulosa isolate mNeoNeb1 chromosome 4, mNeoNeb1.pri, whole genome shotgun sequence, encodes the following:
- the SMKR1 gene encoding small lysine-rich protein 1 isoform X1, with amino-acid sequence MLFSLQPSKGFISFSKTGHGFFEDFSKAKLKQKNRPTPRPEPHPPRVPALPGQAPQREAGLPGTSSRRQRRSRRSGPASRALPGKLAPTPACALGLPGEAPRLGARPRCPGNSQVKGNKEKARTNLAGRNRRNRKWTFSAQLPC